One Drosophila subobscura isolate 14011-0131.10 chromosome U, UCBerk_Dsub_1.0, whole genome shotgun sequence DNA window includes the following coding sequences:
- the LOC117901990 gene encoding putative ATP-dependent RNA helicase SoYb produces MHSGNDPKRDLAKPEDCQGKRILITHYISPQQFWYISAKNVEACSALVRQMELQLVEHCQPQNQQASYSEYLEVIVRYMLCSPPKLMRGVIKKRQSEEYLVFAMDYGFTINCSAKHLWILPGNLNKKLYDVEMGGVAFITPYKGNTWTKAALSVFGQKLEEAHMLYLDIRYQGPMNENFGILWIKSNGQAVNAVDYLEERLHGRRENSCNMPHYLDPLSFELAEINDEELKAGLRATKMIQLVAASNPPLAIEQHRIPSNTELCVDRNPFRRNHSPPCPTKDPKKLERILQLRSEPPIPDAARRLSKVSGSGDNSVQTALIGGSNKKENVEEKVEKRNQVEGQSRELKLTSRASMSEGGSPSRYSGLLAGQEDIDTNKQRSETSEPKACSSAAVSLLPKEPATVGQVVVGAEQKPWQKINILLAKRCFTHSSALVSASFAHNMSDAFLGKEIENALQKLSLRNPVSTQSFAWPHLMKGNSLLLVNAPGTGRSWCYLPALCSLVMRSMAADGDIIKKKGPLAVLLTECSKQAKLLSKHCSVLMQNFETQTLKVVNTHDHAEPEVVTMLLGSCGILVSTIGNLNALMDYKRKGLALFEPARLKHIVVDDFDRMQQAAPQLLNDSLNRLRRLRPPQMQLIIVAQCWHEQAFPQLLKWTSSNMLIFGDFLEAAMYGRVKLTMAVGQSQQKCAQLLQFLACQPKPQKRTIIFCNTPEELKHLRIVLTNAGHQCVLMWKAQEHEPHQLLLVYDAKQLLLMGRNKELLIHFSVPKSWENFALRFHVMEYLVQNRLNESLKQLPPPTITSHVMLDECNSKFESSLKKFLKVHGLSTEKLSEEMSRLLPQVGDSLPLCLYHVKTGECTRRQCNMRHHFLKSDIQTSRNPCQQSKAVVRCKPCKIYDPAHMALWPMEYMMEGTTVWLDAPYPVSRWIAEVELSVPSNPKQHQSIRISDICLVHQQGLYKRVRVMDIHSEEAVMVQLMDHGTELIQIRPWDLLECDAKFRGLPMLAMDVKLPDVEPTTGEAKWSPESLKWVQDTFSRLQDGEYIQITVNFSMLDVAYVKEIILIEKCPTLRTSVFKSVLRKELIARGFGKLATKSLDQWPVDSLTCRGLATSREEDKPQMQKQVLKAERKDNDTMEAVEKADCRRTPEPNVDRKDDQIKEKYKMAASCLTVEEQKQALANADCQLSSPTLEPTLDGSQRSFLELLNGQLANENLSSNAETRRFLQTIVGGDEGDSMRTPAETSETIIKSKSNPVHCLTDAGTPGTSTAPEPSKDEAVKALQCATTRDGTVAWPMVKWHQTLSQIELVIEQKVPEYELFVQRNFLSYFVGQTSPPQRCSMNLLGEVVIASEKLHGYSLHIKLSKVGPLFYWPTLLNSLYTQQHSHWLSYDIERAKEPPSHMGLLLWERYMRQVQTKVDSTTESVEYDSVDSDLSDSALYDDAM; encoded by the exons ATGCATAGCGGAAACGATCCGAAGCGCGATTTGG CTAAGCCGGAGGATTGCCAAGGCAAACGGATCCTCATCACTCACTATATCAGCCCTCAACAGTTCTGGTATATCAGTGCCAAGAATGTCGAGGCTTGCAGTGCGCTGGTGCGACAAATGGAGCTGCAACTGGTCGAACACTGCCAGCCACAGAACCAACAAGCGTCCTACTCTGAGTATCTGGAGGTGATTGTGCGGTACATGCTGTGCAGTCCCCCGAAGCTGATGCGTGGTGTCATTAAGAAGCGCCAGTCGGAGGAATATCTGGTGTTTGCCATGGACTATGGTTTTACCATAAACTGCTCAGCCAAACATCTGTGGATTCTGCCAGGAAACTTAAACAAGAAATTGTATGACGTGGAAATGGGAGGAGTGGCGTTCATTACGCCATATAAAGGCAACACATGGACTAAGGCTGCACTGAGCGTCTTCGGGCAAAAGCTGGAGGAGGCCCACATGTTGTACCTTGACATTAGATATCAGGGGCCAATGAATGAGAATTTTGGAATATTGTGGATCAAGTCGAACGGGCAAGCTGTGAATGCAGTCGACTATCTGGAGGAGCGGCTACATGGACGCAGGGAGAACAGCTGCAACATGCCACACTACCTCGATCCCCTGTCCTTTGAATTGGCGGAAATTAACGATGAGGAGCTGAAAGCAGGATTGCGTGCCACAAAAATGATCCAGCTAGTGGCGGCCTCCAATCCTCCATTGGCCATCGAACAGCATCGCATTCCATCTAACACGGAACTCTGTGTGGACAGAAATCCATTCAGACGAAATCATAGTCCGCCCTGTCCCACCAAGGATCCCAAGAAGCTGGAGAGAATTCTTCAGCTGCGCAGCGAACCGCCAATACCGGACGCTGCTCGGCGTTTAAGCAAGGTCAGCGGTTCTGGCGACAATTCTGTCCAAACGGCACTCATCGGGGGttcaaacaaaaaggaaaacgtaGAGGAAAAAGTCGAAAAGAGAAATCAAGTGGAGGGACAATCGAGAGAGCTTAAGCTGACGAGTCGTGCCTCGATGAGTGAAGGCGGCTCTCCCAGCAGATACTCTGGATTGTTGGCTGGTCAGGAAGACATCGATACGAATAAACAACGGAGCGAGACATCTGAGCCCAAAGCTTGCTCATCTGCAGCCGTTTCCCTTCTGCCGAAGGAGCCTGCAACTGTTGGGCAAGTCGTCGTCGGAGCCGAGCAGAAACCATGGCAGAAGATAAACATCTTATTGGCCAAGAGATGCTTCACCCACAGCAGTGCCCTAGTGTCAGCCTCTTTTGCACACAACATGAGCGATGCATTTCTAGGCAAGGAGATTGAAAATGCCTTGCAGAAGCTCAGCCTTCGGAATCCTGTCTCCACGCAGTCCTTTGCCTGGCCGCACCTCATGAAAGGCAACTCCTTGCTGCTGGTGAATGCCCCGGGCACAGGTCGCTCCTGGTGCTATTTGCCGGCACTCTGCTCCTTGGTGATGCGCTCCATGGCAGCGGATGGAGATATTATCAAGAAGAAGGGCCCACTGGCCGTACTGCTTACCGAATGCTCGAAACAAGCCAAGCTGCTGTCCAAGCACTGCTCTGTGCTGATGCAGAACTTTGAAACTCAAACCTTAAAAGTGGTTAACACCCACGACCATGCCGAGCCCGAAGTAGTCACCATGCTGCTCGGTTCCTGCGGCATTCTGGTGTCCACAATTGGCAATTTGAATGCCCTGATGGATTATAAACGCAAAGGGCTAGCCCTCTTCGAGCCAGCGCGTCTGAAGCACATTGTCGTAGACGACTTCGATCGCATGCAGCAGGCGGCTCCGCAGCTGCTGAACGACAGTTTGAATCGTTTGCGACGTTTGCGCCCACCGCAAATGCAACTCATTATAGTGGCCCAGTGCTGGCATGAGCAAGCGTTTCCGCAGCTTCTCAAATGGACCTCCTCGAATATGCTGATCTTTGGGGACTTCCTGGAGGCAGCCATGTACGGGCGCGTGAAGCTAACGATGGCAGTGGGACAGTCGCAGCAAAAGTGTGCGCAGCTCTTACAATTCCTTGCCTGCCAGCCGAAGCCCCAGAAGCGAACGATCATCTTCTGCAACACTCCAGAGGAGTTGAAGCACTTGAGAATAGTTTTGACCAATGCTGGACATCAGTGTGTGCTCATGTGGAAGGCCCAGGAGCAT GAACCACATCAACTGTTGTTGGTCTACGATgcaaagcagctgctgctgatgggacGGAACAAGGAGCTACTCATCCACTTTAGCGTGCCAAAATCGTGGGAGAACTTTGCCCTGCGTTTCCATGTCATGGAATATCTCGTGCAAAATCGTTTAAACGAGTCGCTAAAGCAGCTCCCGCCACCCACCATCACTTCCCATGTGATGCTGGACGAGTGCAACTCCAAGTTTGAATCCTCTTTGAAGAAATTCCTCAAAGTCCACGGCCTCTCTACGGAGAAGTTGTCGGAGGAGATGTCTCGCTTGCTGCCGCAGGTCGGAGACAGTCTTCCCCTTTGTCTGTACCACGTGAAGACGGGCGAATGCACTCGGAGGCAGTGCAACATGCGGCATCACTTCCTCAAGTCGGACATACAGACATCGCGTAATCCCTGCCAGCAATCCAAAGCCGTTGTGCGGTGCAAGCCATGCAAGATCTACGATCCGGCTCACATGGCCCTCTGGCCCATGGAGTACATGATGGAAGGGACAACTGTCTGGTTGGATGCGCCATATCCAGTCAGTCGTTGGATTGCGGAGGTGGAATTGAGTGTGCCATCAAACCCCAAGCAGCACCAATCCATCCGCATCTCGGACATCTGCCTCGTGCATCAGCAGGGGCTCTACAAGCGAGTCCGCGTCATGGACATTCATTCAGAAGAAGCCGTAATGGTTCAGTTGATGGATCACGGCACGGAGTTGATCCAGATTAGACCCTGGGACCTGCTGGAGTGCGATGCTAAGTTTAGAGGTCTGCCAATGCTGGCCATGGATGTGAAGCTGCCGGATGTGGAGCCAACCACAGGAGAGGCCAAGTGGTCACCAGAGTCCCTCAAGTGGGTTCAAGATACGTTCTCTCGTCTGCAAGATGGAGAATACATTCAAATAACCGTCAATTTCTCCATGCTCGATGTGGCCTACGTCAAGGAAATCATCCTGATCGAAAAGTGCCCAACACTGCGAACCAGTGTGTTCAAATCTGTGCTGCGAAAGGAATTGATTGCGCGAGGATTTGGCAAACTGGCAACGAAAAGCCTTGATCAATGGCCCGTGGATTCACTCACCTGCAGAGGCTTAGCTACAAGCAGAGAAGAGGACAAGCCTCAGATGCAGAAGCAAGTGTTGAAAGCGGAGAGAAAGGACAACGATACAATGGAAGCAGTGGAGAAAGCTGATTGCCGGAGGACTCCGGAACCGAATGTAGACAGGAAGGACGATCAGATAAAGGAAAAGtacaaaatggcagccagtTGCCTCACAGTGGAGGAGCAAAAGCAAGCTCTGGCGAATGCTGATTGCCAGCTTAGTTCCCCAACGTTGGAACCAACTCTAGACGGATCTCAGCGCTCGTTCCTCGAGTTGCTAAATGGCCAGTTAGCCAACGAGAATTTGTCAAGTAACGCAGAAACCCGTCGATTCCTGCAAACAATTGTAGGCGGCGATGAAGGGGACTCAATGAGGACTCCCGCAGAAACTAGCGAAACCAttataaaatcaaaatcgaaccCAGTTCACTGCCTCACTGATGCCGGAACACCTGGAACATCAACAGCACCAGAGCCATCGAAGGATGAAGCGGTGAAAGCGCTGCAGTGTGCCACTACTCGCGATGGAACAGTTGCCTGGCCCATGGTCAAGTGGCACCAGACCCTAAGCCAAATCGAATTAGTTATTGAGCAGAAGGTGCCGGAGTATGAACTCTTCGTGCAGCGCAACTTTCTCTCGTATTTTGTGGGACAGACCTCGCCACCCCAAAGGTGTTCCATGAATCTGCTGGGTGAAGTGGTGATAGCCTCAGAGAAGCTGCATGGCTACTCGCTGCACATCAAGCTGTCAAAAGTTGGACCGCTGTTCTACTGGCCAACTTTACTCAACTCCCTGTACACGCAGCAGCATTCCCATTGGTTGTCCTACGACATAGAGCGTGCCAAGGAGCCGCCCTCCCACATGGGCCTGTTGCTGTGGGAGCGTTACATGCGGCAGGTGCAGACCAAAGTAGATTCGACAACGGAATCTGTTGAATATGATTCGGTTGATTCCGATCTATCAGATTCGGCTTTATACGATGATGCCATGTAG